A single genomic interval of Theropithecus gelada isolate Dixy chromosome 16, Tgel_1.0, whole genome shotgun sequence harbors:
- the LOC112609003 gene encoding prothymosin alpha, producing MSDAAVDTSSEITTKDLKEKKEVVEEAENGRDAPANGNANEENGEQEADNEVDEEEEEGGEEEEEEEEGDGEEEDGDEDEEAESATGKRAAEDDEDDDVDTKKQKTDEDD from the coding sequence ATGTCAGACGCAGCCGTAGACACCAGCTCCGAAATCACCACCAAGGACttaaaggagaagaaggaagttGTGGAAGAGGCAGAAAATGGAAGAGACGCCCCTGCTAACGGGAATGCTAATGAGGAAAATGGGGAGCAAGAGGCTGACAATGAGgtagatgaagaagaggaagaaggtggggaggaagaggaggaggaagaagaaggtgatggtgaggaagaggatggagatgaagatgaggaagctgagtcaGCTACGGGCAAGCGGGCAgctgaagatgatgaggatgacgATGTTGATACCAAGAAGCAGAAGACCGACGAGGATGACTAg